The segment AAAAACTGGAAATGCGTGGTGAAAGCGTTACGATAGAAAACATCGGAAAGACGGTTACCGACGGTTTCGAGAAGGTAAGTCACAATGTGAATAACTATGTCAATTCTGAAAAACCCCGTAACTTCCTTCAGAAACTGGGTGATATCTTTGTTCAGGTAATTGGCTTTATCTTGAAGTTCGTTGTTATTTTGGCCGGAATTATTCTGCTGCCGGGACTGTTGCTGGCTGTATTGGTCATGCTTGTTGCCATCTTTGCCCTGCTGGTCGGCGGTTCGAGCGTCTTGTATCATTTGTCGCCTTTTGGCATGGACTGGTATTTAGGTGCTCCCAGTTCGTTAGTTATTATGGGCTGTATCGGCTGCGTGCTGTTGTTTGGTGTTCCATTATTCTATATTGGAAGCGCTATTGCCACTTCTTTATTCCACACCAAACCGCTGCCGGCTACCGGTAAATGGACCTTGATTATTCTGTGGGTTATCTCGTTCATCCTGTTGGGAATTTATTTCTATCAGACCGGTATCAATGGATGGAACTCACTGGACTGGTCGAATGCCAACTATTATATTCTATAACCGGATAAAACCTTGTGCGTATGAAAGCAATTGTACATATTATAGGCTGCGGGCTTTTGGCCGCCCTGAGTCTTTCGTCGTGTTCGGTCAATGCGACGAAAGGCAATGGTAAGATTGTCGAGAAAGAGATCGCCATCCATGACTATTCAATCCTGAATCTGGGTGGTTGGAAAGCCCAGGTTGTGTATCAGCAATCCGATGAAGCTCCTTATCTGAAGATTGAATGTGATGAAAATATCCTGCCGTTGCTGGAAATCCGTTCGGCCAACGACAGCCTGACTATCCAACCGCCCAAAGAAGATTTAGGTCGGTTTATAACGACTCAATTCAGAATTCAGACGAATTCTCGATCGATTAAGGTAATTAATCTGGCGGGAAAGATACAGTTCGAAGTAGCCGACTCGCTGATTGCCCCTGACCTTGAAATAGCTTTGGCCGGAGCCAGCAGGCTGCATGCGCCTAAAATGCGTGTAGATGATCTGCGGCTGAATATCGCGGGTAAATGTGATGCAGACCTGAGTGGAAGTGCAGAACAGGTAGAATTAAATCTGGCCGGTCAGTGTTCGTATCGTGCCATGGAGCTGAAAACGTCCGAATTGAATACGAATATTGCAGGCAGTTGTTCCATGGAAGTGTACGTGACCGATAAAATCAAACTCTCAGAAATGGGAAAATGCGATATAACGTATAAAGGAAATCCGAGTATCGAACACGAAGGTGTAACTTTAGGGAATATTAAACAGATAGGAGAATAAAAAAAGAGGCCGATCTTCTCAGAGAGGCCTCTTCCCTTTTTAAGGTCAACAAATTTTTATGAGTAAAAACCACTAATGAATTTTAATTTGTAGTGCAAATATACACTATATTTTTGTATTTACCTAATAAAATCGATCATTTATACACAAAACGTACTTTTTCTGCCACGGCAGCCAGTTCTTCTTGTGTCATTTCTTTTTTCTTACCGAAGAAGTTCATATCAGACTCTTTGGTAATTGGGATTAAATGAATATGTGCATGAGGAACTTCAAGTCCCATGACAGCCAGACCGACACGTTTACACTCGATAGCTGTTTCCAAAGCTCGGGCGACACGTTTGGCAAAAGCCATCATCCGTCCTAACATCGGGTCATCAATATCGAAGATATAATCAATTTCTTTCTTGGGAATAACCAATGTATGTCCCACTGCGACCGGATTAATATCCAGAAAGGCGAAGAATTCATCGTCTTCCGCAATCTTATGGCAGGGAATTTCACCTGCCACAATTCTACTGAATATTGTTGCCATACTATAAATGATTAAATAGAAATATCCATAATTTCAAACTTCATCAAACCAGAAGGTACTTTGATTTCAACAATGTCGCCTACTTTCTTGCCTAACAGACCTTGTGCAATCGGTGTGCTGATGGCAATCTTACCTTCCTTCAGGTTGGCTTCCGAGTCAGAAACCAGCATATACGTCATAACGGCGTTGTTCTTTGTATTCTTGATCTTAACCTTATTCAAGATTTGTACTTCGTTTGTCTGTACACGCGATTCATCAATCAGACGAGCATTTGCAATCAGAGCTTTCAACTGGGCCAATTTAGCCTCCATAATGCCTTGTGCTTCCTTAGCTGCATCGTATTCAGCGTTTTCAGACAAGTCGCCTTTGTCGCGGGCTTCAGCAATCTGAGCCGAAATTTCCGGACGTTTCACAGTCTCCAAATAATTAATTTCAGCTAAAATCTTGTTGTAGCCATCTTCTGTCATATAACTAACAGCCATAATAATTCCTCCTAAATTGTTTATTTATTTTGTTTATATTCTAGTTACTAATCGTACAATAAAAAAAGAATCCCGGCCAATCAGTTTTGACCGGAACTCTTATTTTATAATGTAAAGACTTCGCAAATGTAAGCGAAGTTTTTGAATTGCCCCAATTAAACGCTCTGCTTTATAACATATAGTCAATTCTCCTAATTGGCACGTTTTCTGTGTGTATCAGTTCACAAAGCCGCTTCAATATCTTTTTCAAGTTGCTTGATATTGTCGGCGCGCTTGATGATATTGCCTTTCTTATCGAGGATGAAGATTGCCGGCAACTGCTTCACATTATATAAAGAAGCTACCTGCGAGTAAACCGTTTGCGGATCACGCACACATGTCCATGGCAGGTTTGATGCTGCATTCATCCAGAAATGCTTGTCGGCATCCAGCGAAATCTGATAGATCAGCAGGCCTTTGTCCTTATATTTGGTATATAATCGGTTCAGTTCCATATTCAAAGCAGGCGACCAATCTGCCTGATAGGCGGTAAAATTCACAATCACTGCACGGCCTTTTGCGATATCCGACAATTTGATAGGAGTGCTGTACAAGTCTGGCAACTCAATGTCCAGGAATGAAATCTCCTTTGTCTTTACGTTCGACAGATCGAGCTTCCGTTGTGAACGGATAAACTTAATGGACTGAAGAGCCAGATTATGTAATTGCTTTGACCGCGGATTTTCCGGATAAAAATGATCATAGCTGGTTGCCACAGCTCCATATGCCTGTGAATCTTTCTTATCATACAAATCGAAGAACAACAGTCCGTCGACCTGCTGGAAGAGGGCATAATAGGCTACCGTCGACATCGGCGCACCGAAAATATATTTCAGGGCCACCGTTTTATAAGCAGATGAGGCTTCCAATACTTTGCGGCGGTAAACCGAGTCTTCCATGTGTTTGTGTTCATATTCCTTGCGTAACTTCTGGATGGCCTGGTTGGCATCCAGCTGTGCTAATGTAATCGTTTTGATGGCCTTGCAGTTTTCAGAACCTTCTACTTTATAGGAAGTGGCAAAAGTTCCGGCATCAGCCAAAATCTTGATGGTTTCGGTAGAGTCAACTGCAAAGTTGATTAGCTGATTCTTCAAACGTAACCGGTAAAAATCGGGATATTCCGGACGAGGTTGCGTAAATTCGAAAGTTCCGGCCGCACTCAACTTCACAGAATCCAGCATACTTACCGACGAAATGCCGACATTTTCTAAATACATAATTTGTCCTTCTGCTCCGGATACCACACCTTCCACTGTAAAATCATTATTTTTCTTACAAGAAGTGACAGCCAGAAGAGCCAGAAACAGATAAATATAACCGGGTATTGCTTTCATATTCACTAATTATTAATCCTTTTTCCGCTGCAAATATACATTAATTTACATTTTTACGCTATGAATCGGGAAATTATCCTTCAATTTTATAGGAAAAGTTCTATTGGGGCAATTATTTAATAGCTTTTTCATTCGCTTAGAGTCAAACTTTCATTAACTTTGCGACAATTTTATAGATGAGAAAAAATAAAACAAGATTATGCTTAATCCAATTAACAAGACAATCGAGTTGAGTGATGGAAGAACCATCACCATCGAGACGGGAAAATTGGCAAAACAAGCCGACGGCGCTGTAACCGTCCGGATGGGCAATACCGTATTGCTGGCTACTGTTTGTGCCGCTAAAGATGCAAATCCCGGGGTTGATTTTATGCCACTGCAAGTAGAATATAAAGAGAAATTCTCCGCTTTTGGACGTTTCCCTGGCGGCTTTACCAAACGTGAAGGGAAAGCTTCTGATTACGAAATTTTGACAGCACGCTTGGTTGACCGTGCCTTGCGTCCTTTGTTCCCCGACAATTACCACGCAGAAGTTTATGTAAATATCATTTTATTCTCTGCTGATGGAGAAGATATGCCGGATGCGCTGGCTGGTTTGGCAGCATCAGCTGCTTTGGCAGTTTCAGATATTCCGTTTAACGGACCGATTTCTGAAGTACGTGTTGCACGTATTGATGGTCAGTTCGTCATCAACCCGACGTTCTCGCAGTTGGAAAAAGCAGATATCGATATTATGGTAGGTGCTACGCTTGATAACATCATGATGGTGGAAGGCGAAATGAACGAAGTTCAGGAGTCGGAAATGCTGGATGCGATCAAGGCTGCACACGAAGCAATCAAAGTACAGTGTCAGGCGCAGATGGAATTAATGGAAGCCTGCGGCAAAACAGTAAAACGTGAATACTGCCATGAAGTAAATGATGACGACTTGCGCAAGGATGTTCACGATAAATGTTATGCGAAAGCTTATGCTGTTGCTACTTCGGGTACCGACAAACACGAACGTGCTGATGCATTCGATGCGATCGTTGAAGAATATAAATCTCAGTTTACGGAAGAAGAACTGACTGAAGAGAAAGTCGGTATGATCGACCGTTACTATCATGATGTAGAAAAAGAAGCAATGCGCCGTGCTATCCTTGATGAAGGAAAGCGTTTGGATGGCCGTAAGACGACAGAGATCCGTCCGATCTGGATTGAAACCGACTGTCTGCCTGGTCCTCATGGTTCAGCTATCTTTACACGTGGTGAGACTCAGTCTTTGTCTACAGTTACATTAGGAACCAAAGATGACGAGAAGATTATCGACGATGTATTGGTTCATGATAAGGAACGTTTCTTGTTACATTATAACTTCCCTCCATTCTCAACCGGTGAAGCAAAGGCACAGCGAGGTGTTGGTCGTCGTGAAATAGGTCACGGTCACTTGGCTTGGCGTGCTTTGAAGCGGATGATTCCGGAAAACTATCCGTATGTTGTTCGTGTTATGTCAGATATTCTGGAATCAAATGGTTCGTCTTCTATGGCAACTGTCTGCGCTGGAACATTGGCTTTGCGTGACGCAGGTGTTCCGATGAAGAAGCCGGTTTCAGGTATTGCCATGGGATTGATCTCTGAAAATCACGGAACCAATTACGCGATCCTGTCAGATATTCTGGGTGATGAAGACCACTTGGGTGATATGGACTTCAAGGTAACTGGAACAAAAGATGGTATTACTGCTACGCAGATGGATATCAAAGTAGATGGTCTGTCATACGAAATTCTGGAGAAGGCTTTGGCTCAGGCTCGTGAAGGCCGTATGTATATTCTGGATAAGATACTGGAAGCACAGCCGGAAGCTCGTCCAGACTTGAAGCCTCATGCTCCGCGTATCGAAACATTGACGGTAGCTAAAGAATTTATCGGTGCTATCATTGGCCCGGGCGGTAAGATTATTCAGGGTATTCAGGAAAAGACCGGCGCAACCATCTCTATTGAAGAAGTTGACGGTGTAGGTAAAGTGGAAATCTCTGCCAGCAACAAAGAAGTGATCGACGCGGCTATGCGTGCTATCAAGTCGATTGTGGCTGTACCGGAAATCGGCGAAGTTTACGAAGGTAAGATTTCTTCTATCATGCCTTACGGTGCATTCGTTGAATTCATGCCGGGCAAAGACGGTTTGCTGCACATCTCTGAAATCGACTGGAAGCGTTTGGATACAGTTGAGCAAGCCGGTTTGAAGGAAGGCGACACGATTACGGTTAAACTGCTTGATATTGATCCGAAAACAGGTAAGTTCAAGTTGTCTCATAAAGCTCTTCTGCCAAAACCGGAAGGATATGAAGAAAGAGCTCCGAGAAGTGAACGCGCGCCTCGTTCGGAAAAAGGACCGCGTAATAACAATCATGGTCCGCGTCCTGATCGTCAGCACAACCAAGGTTAATCTGCTTCCATACGAGGAAGCCTATGCATACGAAGAAGTTGACGGATGATTCATTCCATCCTTCTTTCCTGAAAAGTACGCCATTCACTTGTTGAAAGGCGTACTTTTTATTTTATACAGTAATGATGCTAATATCTGTTCCGGTATTATGCTCTAAATTCCCCTCATATATTGATTTCTCATGAAGACAACGATTATTCTTTTGTGTATCCTGTCATGTTTTACGTTCGTTAGCGGATTCAGTCAAATCAGTCATGGCGGAAAACCTCTTCCTTACCTGTCGACTAAGTCTGCACCGGCAGCATTCTTCGAATCCATGCCAGCTTTCGATTTGCAGGAACAACTTCGCCTGGATTCTATGGAGTACAACGGATTGAGAAACTCGAATCGCTTCGCCTATAAATTCATGACTGATTTCACACCTGATAATGCCGGAATGACTTATACGCTGGCTGATGGAACTCGAGTATGGCGATTAGGCATCCGGTCTGAAGGCGCTGTTTCCATTAATCTTCTGTTTACAGAATATGAACTTCCTGAAGGCGCCAGTCTGTTTGTCTATGATCCGGAGCAAAAGCAAATAAAAGGCAGCTTTACCAGCCAAAATAATTCCGAGCGTCATATACTGCCTGTCTCTCCAGTCTACGGTGATGAAATCATTGTTGAATACCAGGAACCGGCTCATAGTCCATTTCATGGAAGATTGAGAATAGGAGAAGTCAATCATGCTTACCGCTCGTTAGCAAGAGCTACTGAACCAGCCGGTGAACCTAGCAGCTACAGTTGTATTCTTCCTCTTTCCTGTTCGCTGCCTGACGGTGATCCTTATCAGAAAGTAGGGCGAAGTGTGGTAGAACTTATTGTTGATGGAACCTATTATTGTACCGGTTCGCTGATCAATAATCTCCAACACGACGGAAAACCTTATTTGCTGACGGCCTCACATTGCCTGAATGAGGATTTTACTATAAAGAATCCGGATTACGAAGAGATAGCCGGGAAAATCATTGCCTTCTTCAACTACAACAGTCCGACCTGCGAATCACCCATGCGCGGAACGGAAGAAATGTCGATGGCATCTGCCTATTACCGGGCTGTTAATGAAAATACAGACATGGCTTTATTGGAACTGACAGAAATACCGCCGGTTTATTATCGCCCGTATTATGCCGGCTGGAATGCTTCTGAAAGCCCTTCCGCTCCTTTTGTCTGTATCCAGCATCCGGGCGGAGCAACGAAGCGTTTCAGTCTGGCCGATCAGATTGCATTAGACAATTTCAGTGACAGCAGTCTGAAGCTTGCCTCGATGAGTTTCTGGCATGTTGCTGAATGGACACAGGGTTGTACAGCCGGCGGCTCGTCTGGCTCGCCGTTGTTCGACAGCAATTATCAGGTGATTGGTGCCCTGACTGGCGGAAATTCGTATTGCTATTCCCCGTACAATGATTATTTCTATTCGCTTTATTATTCCTGGGAAAATGTGGCAGAAAAGGAACAACAGCTGAAATACTGGTTGGCTCCGAATCAAACGGACCGGCTTTGTGACGGATTGGATCCGTATGCCAGTGCGCCTGCCTTGCGTTTGAGTCATGTATTCGAGATTGGAAAGTATGATCAGATTGAGACCCGCCAGACATCCGATTCGAAATATGTATTCGGTCTGCACGATGATGCGTGTGAATATGCCGAGAAATATACGAATCCGGGCAGAGTTGTCGTGTATGGCTGTTATCTGGTCACTCCCGCTTTGTCGGGAAGAACGGGGCTTGATGTCGATATCTGCCTGTATGCCGGTAAGGAAAAGCCGGAAACATTACTGGCTTCACAGAAATTCAATCCGGTTTATCCTTATATGGAGAATGGAAATAGGGGAGAAGCCGGTAAATCGTTGGCTCGTTCCCAGGAGAACTTCGTTGTCTGGGATACGCCCGTTGAGGTAGAAGGAAACTTCTTTATCGGGTATCGTATCAACAACACGGTAGATTTCTGTACTTATGCCGTTAAGGAAGGAGAAATAACCCAAAATACAGCGTGGGTCAAGCAAGGAGAGAATTGGAAAGAAGTATCTGCCGTTTCGGATATCGGTTTCAGTACGGCCTTGTTTCTTGATCCGGTCGTTAGCTATCAGTCGGATGAAACAGCCAACGAGCCGCTTGCTGTACAGAAAAACATATTGGTCAGTTGTGTGCGTAGCGAGAAGAGTATTCATTTGATTCTTCCGCAGAATCAACCGGAGGCTACGTATGTGCTGGTTGATTCGAGCGGTAGAATAATAGACCGGCAGATTATTCGTGACTCACAAACCACCTGGCGTTATCCGAATCTGCCGGTGGGCATGTATATTCTTTCTATCCAGCAGGGACGTCAGAAATATACCCGTAAAATTGTTTTCTAAAGGGTACAGCAGAAAGATTATCCTTTCTGTGCTGTTCCCTTTTGCTTTTCGTATGCTTCCAGATCAGCACGGCTGCGACTTTGTGTAACCAAAAAGACACCCGAGAAGACAAGGATGACAGCTACAATCTTCAGCAGGTTAAACTGATCCATGCCCCAAATGACGGCTACTACACAGGCTACGATTGGCTGTACATAATTGTACATACTGGTAACCGTCGGGCGCAGCGTGCGCTGTCCGATAGGAACTAACAGATAACTGATGAAAGTCGCGCAAAAGACGACCATCAACAAGCCTAATCCCAGTTTATAATCTATTTCAGCCCAATTGGTATGAAGCAGATCATTGTATGAGAACGGAATCATACAAATAGAAGAATAGGTAAACATCCACTTCATCAGTGTAATCGGAGAGTAACGGGATATCAGTCCTTTATAGAATACCAAATAACAGGCAAAGCTCAGCTGGGCCAGCAGGCAAAGTAAATCACCCCAGATATTTCCGCCCTGACCGGAAGCCTGTCCCTGATGTCCGCTGAAGATAAGCATTAAAGCTCCGGTTGCTCCCATAAATACACCGATCAGTTTCTTGCCTGTTACCGGCTCATGCAAGTACAGAGCAGCGATAATCATGGTTAAAATAGGCGTACTGGTCGTTACAATTGAAGCATTGATCGGTGAAGTCAGGCTCAATCCGAAAATATATGAGCCCTGATTGAACACGATGCCCAGCATGGAAGCAAAAAACAATGTCAGCAGATCTTTATGGTTGACATGCTCAGGCTTGGTAAAGAACGAAACGAGCCAGAATAGCAGGGCAGCTCCGAACATACGGCAATCGGTAACTACCAGGGGGGTAAATATCGCGCTGGCCATAACAAATTTGCCGATAGGTGCCATCAAACCCCACATAAACTCGGCACCAAACATGGCCGCATGGCCTTTTATCTCATTTGTTGTCATAATATACAAGAAAAGGCCCTTCCGGAGAAGAGCCTTTCACTATTTTGATCGTAAAACTTCAATTATTTTACCAATGCTGCAAAATCTGAATTAGTTGCATATTTAGCAAATTCCAGATCGATAGCAGCTTCTTTCTTCAAAGAACCATCTTTAGCGATAGCGTCTTTCAAGTTGCTTACTACACCGTTAGCATCGTTTGTACGAGCAGCAACGATAGCTTTCAGATAAGAAGTAGTAGCATCAGCATTCGGAACAGCGTTCAAAGTCTGAGAAGCCTTGTTGTAATCCTTAGTCAGGATCTGAGCCAAAGCAGCGTTGTTTGACTTAACTGAACCAAATGAATTAGCAGCCTTAGCCCATTCGCCCTGTTCCAAGTACAGAACACCCAGAGCTTCGCTTAATTCAGCAACACCAGAAGCGCTACCGAACAACTGCTGAGCCTTAGCCTGGTCACCCTTAGTCAAAGCGATCAAACCTAAGTTCATGTTAGATTCCGGATTGTTCTTAACTGAATTAGCTTTGTTGAACATCTGTTCAGCCTTAGCCAAATCACCAGCGCGGAATGCCATCATACCAACATTGTTCCAAGTACGATAGTCGTTAGGATACAATTCAGAAGCTTTGTTATAGATAGCTGTCTTTTCAGCATCGTTGTTAGTCAAAGTTGCAGCGTACAGAATTTCTTCTACGTTCAGTGCTTTCGGATCGTTCTTTGCCAAAGCAGAGATTTCGTCATCAGATTTACCGATGATTTCGATGTTGGCAACCAAACGAGAACGACGCAACTGCGGCAAGATTTCTTCAGCCAGTGTGCTGAATACTGAAGAGATATTCTTGATTTCTTTTTCACGCTGTTCAGGATCGCTGTACATTGACAATACACGCAATACCAAATCCTTATCCTGGATGTTTGACTTAGAAACCAATTCCTGGAAGCCTTCCCAGTCCTGAGCTGTGT is part of the Parabacteroides sp. AD58 genome and harbors:
- the greA gene encoding transcription elongation factor GreA codes for the protein MAVSYMTEDGYNKILAEINYLETVKRPEISAQIAEARDKGDLSENAEYDAAKEAQGIMEAKLAQLKALIANARLIDESRVQTNEVQILNKVKIKNTKNNAVMTYMLVSDSEANLKEGKIAISTPIAQGLLGKKVGDIVEIKVPSGLMKFEIMDISI
- a CDS encoding redoxin domain-containing protein; the encoded protein is MKAIPGYIYLFLALLAVTSCKKNNDFTVEGVVSGAEGQIMYLENVGISSVSMLDSVKLSAAGTFEFTQPRPEYPDFYRLRLKNQLINFAVDSTETIKILADAGTFATSYKVEGSENCKAIKTITLAQLDANQAIQKLRKEYEHKHMEDSVYRRKVLEASSAYKTVALKYIFGAPMSTVAYYALFQQVDGLLFFDLYDKKDSQAYGAVATSYDHFYPENPRSKQLHNLALQSIKFIRSQRKLDLSNVKTKEISFLDIELPDLYSTPIKLSDIAKGRAVIVNFTAYQADWSPALNMELNRLYTKYKDKGLLIYQISLDADKHFWMNAASNLPWTCVRDPQTVYSQVASLYNVKQLPAIFILDKKGNIIKRADNIKQLEKDIEAAL
- a CDS encoding DMT family transporter — encoded protein: MTTNEIKGHAAMFGAEFMWGLMAPIGKFVMASAIFTPLVVTDCRMFGAALLFWLVSFFTKPEHVNHKDLLTLFFASMLGIVFNQGSYIFGLSLTSPINASIVTTSTPILTMIIAALYLHEPVTGKKLIGVFMGATGALMLIFSGHQGQASGQGGNIWGDLLCLLAQLSFACYLVFYKGLISRYSPITLMKWMFTYSSICMIPFSYNDLLHTNWAEIDYKLGLGLLMVVFCATFISYLLVPIGQRTLRPTVTSMYNYVQPIVACVVAVIWGMDQFNLLKIVAVILVFSGVFLVTQSRSRADLEAYEKQKGTAQKG
- a CDS encoding PspC domain-containing protein, whose translation is MKKTLTINLGGSVFHIDEDAYQLLDKYLSNLRIHFKKEEGSDEIMNDFELRISELFSERIRLGYQVISIDLVEEVIKRMGKPEEIFDEEIHEEQEHVTNESNTQHTTRKRLMRDPDNKVLGGVAGGIAAYTGWDATAIRIILFLLMFYYGITIPIYLVLWLIIPQARTATEKLEMRGESVTIENIGKTVTDGFEKVSHNVNNYVNSEKPRNFLQKLGDIFVQVIGFILKFVVILAGIILLPGLLLAVLVMLVAIFALLVGGSSVLYHLSPFGMDWYLGAPSSLVIMGCIGCVLLFGVPLFYIGSAIATSLFHTKPLPATGKWTLIILWVISFILLGIYFYQTGINGWNSLDWSNANYYIL
- a CDS encoding trypsin-like peptidase domain-containing protein; translated protein: MKTTIILLCILSCFTFVSGFSQISHGGKPLPYLSTKSAPAAFFESMPAFDLQEQLRLDSMEYNGLRNSNRFAYKFMTDFTPDNAGMTYTLADGTRVWRLGIRSEGAVSINLLFTEYELPEGASLFVYDPEQKQIKGSFTSQNNSERHILPVSPVYGDEIIVEYQEPAHSPFHGRLRIGEVNHAYRSLARATEPAGEPSSYSCILPLSCSLPDGDPYQKVGRSVVELIVDGTYYCTGSLINNLQHDGKPYLLTASHCLNEDFTIKNPDYEEIAGKIIAFFNYNSPTCESPMRGTEEMSMASAYYRAVNENTDMALLELTEIPPVYYRPYYAGWNASESPSAPFVCIQHPGGATKRFSLADQIALDNFSDSSLKLASMSFWHVAEWTQGCTAGGSSGSPLFDSNYQVIGALTGGNSYCYSPYNDYFYSLYYSWENVAEKEQQLKYWLAPNQTDRLCDGLDPYASAPALRLSHVFEIGKYDQIETRQTSDSKYVFGLHDDACEYAEKYTNPGRVVVYGCYLVTPALSGRTGLDVDICLYAGKEKPETLLASQKFNPVYPYMENGNRGEAGKSLARSQENFVVWDTPVEVEGNFFIGYRINNTVDFCTYAVKEGEITQNTAWVKQGENWKEVSAVSDIGFSTALFLDPVVSYQSDETANEPLAVQKNILVSCVRSEKSIHLILPQNQPEATYVLVDSSGRIIDRQIIRDSQTTWRYPNLPVGMYILSIQQGRQKYTRKIVF
- a CDS encoding HIT family protein, which gives rise to MATIFSRIVAGEIPCHKIAEDDEFFAFLDINPVAVGHTLVIPKKEIDYIFDIDDPMLGRMMAFAKRVARALETAIECKRVGLAVMGLEVPHAHIHLIPITKESDMNFFGKKKEMTQEELAAVAEKVRFVYK
- a CDS encoding GIN domain-containing protein, which produces MKAIVHIIGCGLLAALSLSSCSVNATKGNGKIVEKEIAIHDYSILNLGGWKAQVVYQQSDEAPYLKIECDENILPLLEIRSANDSLTIQPPKEDLGRFITTQFRIQTNSRSIKVINLAGKIQFEVADSLIAPDLEIALAGASRLHAPKMRVDDLRLNIAGKCDADLSGSAEQVELNLAGQCSYRAMELKTSELNTNIAGSCSMEVYVTDKIKLSEMGKCDITYKGNPSIEHEGVTLGNIKQIGE
- the pnp gene encoding polyribonucleotide nucleotidyltransferase, with the protein product MLNPINKTIELSDGRTITIETGKLAKQADGAVTVRMGNTVLLATVCAAKDANPGVDFMPLQVEYKEKFSAFGRFPGGFTKREGKASDYEILTARLVDRALRPLFPDNYHAEVYVNIILFSADGEDMPDALAGLAASAALAVSDIPFNGPISEVRVARIDGQFVINPTFSQLEKADIDIMVGATLDNIMMVEGEMNEVQESEMLDAIKAAHEAIKVQCQAQMELMEACGKTVKREYCHEVNDDDLRKDVHDKCYAKAYAVATSGTDKHERADAFDAIVEEYKSQFTEEELTEEKVGMIDRYYHDVEKEAMRRAILDEGKRLDGRKTTEIRPIWIETDCLPGPHGSAIFTRGETQSLSTVTLGTKDDEKIIDDVLVHDKERFLLHYNFPPFSTGEAKAQRGVGRREIGHGHLAWRALKRMIPENYPYVVRVMSDILESNGSSSMATVCAGTLALRDAGVPMKKPVSGIAMGLISENHGTNYAILSDILGDEDHLGDMDFKVTGTKDGITATQMDIKVDGLSYEILEKALAQAREGRMYILDKILEAQPEARPDLKPHAPRIETLTVAKEFIGAIIGPGGKIIQGIQEKTGATISIEEVDGVGKVEISASNKEVIDAAMRAIKSIVAVPEIGEVYEGKISSIMPYGAFVEFMPGKDGLLHISEIDWKRLDTVEQAGLKEGDTITVKLLDIDPKTGKFKLSHKALLPKPEGYEERAPRSERAPRSEKGPRNNNHGPRPDRQHNQG